One genomic region from Solwaraspora sp. WMMD792 encodes:
- a CDS encoding DUF5319 domain-containing protein: MHEEPIDPFSGDPADPAAGLEDPTEAGEPDSLTPAERQDVLEDLADLEVYRALLGAVGIRGLVIDCEDCREPHYFDWDLLRGNLRHLLDSGRPRVHEPAFNPDPDHYVSWEYARGYADGVHDTLRDEADDDQDRPG, from the coding sequence GTGCACGAAGAGCCGATCGATCCGTTCAGCGGCGACCCCGCCGATCCGGCAGCCGGGCTGGAGGATCCCACCGAGGCCGGCGAGCCGGATTCGTTGACGCCCGCCGAACGGCAGGACGTGTTGGAGGACCTCGCCGACCTGGAGGTCTACCGGGCGCTGCTCGGCGCGGTCGGGATCCGCGGGCTGGTGATCGACTGCGAGGACTGCCGGGAGCCGCACTACTTCGACTGGGACCTGCTGCGCGGTAATCTGCGCCACCTGCTCGACTCCGGCCGGCCGAGGGTGCATGAGCCGGCCTTCAACCCCGACCCGGACCACTACGTGAGCTGGGAGTACGCCCGGGGGTACGCCGACGGCGTGCACGACACCCTGCGGGACGAGGCGGACGACGACCAGGACCGGCCGGGCTGA